A genomic segment from Lutibacter sp. A80 encodes:
- a CDS encoding sulfatase: MKKISIILFTTLFFISCKNKIEKPNIVFVFADQWRAESLGYAGNPDVKTPNIDQLASEGVYFTNAISTEPVCTPYRAMLLTGQYPLKTGMFMNDILLDPTSESFAKLFKKQGYDTAYIGKWHLDGNGRSAFIPKERRQGFDYWKVLECSHTYNNSTYWGNDDELHSWEGYDAEAQTKDAITYIEEQSKSKKPFSLVLSWGPPHAPYQTAPKEFQDLYTNVDIKLRPNVPEEFTKKAKKSLKGYYAHCSALDSYIKQLQDAIKRCNIEENTIFVFTSDHGDMIYSHGETKKQRIYNESAKVPFIIKYPALFGTNGKKSDFLLNSLDILPTMLGMSGLNIPANLDGENITDVLLGKKEDTRKASLVTSIQPFGQWSRTRGGKEFRGIITKKYTYAKDLSGDWLLFDNVSDPYQLKNLKGDPDFELVTKNLEGILTEELKRMDDEFLTGPSYVEKWGHSVDSTGTVPYKW; the protein is encoded by the coding sequence ATGAAAAAAATTAGTATTATATTATTCACAACATTATTCTTTATTTCTTGTAAGAATAAAATAGAAAAACCGAATATTGTATTTGTTTTTGCAGATCAATGGCGCGCGGAATCATTAGGTTATGCTGGAAACCCAGATGTTAAAACACCTAATATTGATCAACTTGCTTCTGAGGGAGTTTATTTCACAAATGCAATTTCCACAGAACCTGTATGTACACCTTATAGGGCAATGTTGTTAACAGGCCAATATCCATTAAAAACTGGTATGTTTATGAATGACATTTTGCTTGACCCTACATCCGAAAGCTTTGCAAAACTCTTTAAGAAGCAAGGTTATGATACCGCATATATTGGGAAATGGCATCTTGACGGAAATGGTCGTTCGGCATTTATACCAAAAGAAAGAAGACAAGGCTTCGACTATTGGAAAGTGTTAGAATGTTCGCATACCTATAATAACTCAACATATTGGGGTAATGATGATGAGTTACATTCGTGGGAAGGATATGATGCTGAAGCTCAAACAAAAGACGCTATTACTTATATTGAAGAACAATCAAAAAGTAAAAAACCATTTTCTTTAGTACTATCTTGGGGACCTCCTCATGCGCCTTATCAAACTGCACCCAAAGAATTTCAAGATTTATATACCAATGTTGATATAAAACTTAGGCCAAATGTGCCAGAAGAATTTACTAAAAAAGCAAAGAAATCTTTAAAAGGCTACTACGCACATTGCTCTGCATTAGATAGTTATATAAAACAATTACAAGACGCAATTAAACGATGTAATATTGAAGAAAATACTATATTCGTTTTCACTTCAGACCACGGTGATATGATTTATAGTCATGGTGAAACTAAGAAGCAAAGAATCTATAACGAATCTGCGAAGGTACCTTTTATAATTAAATATCCGGCACTATTTGGAACTAATGGTAAAAAAAGCGATTTCCTATTAAATTCCTTGGATATATTACCTACTATGTTGGGAATGTCAGGATTAAATATCCCTGCTAATTTAGATGGAGAAAACATAACTGATGTGTTACTCGGAAAAAAAGAAGACACTCGGAAAGCTTCACTTGTAACATCTATCCAACCATTTGGTCAATGGAGCAGAACTAGAGGAGGAAAAGAATTTAGAGGTATTATAACAAAAAAGTATACGTACGCAAAAGATTTATCTGGAGATTGGTTACTTTTTGATAACGTTTCAGATCCATATCAGCTAAAAAACTTAAAAGGAGATCCCGATTTTGAATTAGTCACTAAAAATTTAGAAGGAATATTAACAGAGGAACTTAAGCGTATGGACGATGAATTTTTAACGGGCCCTTCTTACGTTGAAAAATGGGGGCATTCTGTTGATTCAACAGGAACTGTACCTTATAAATGGTAA
- a CDS encoding HEPN domain-containing protein, which produces MEKIKNKFEIILGFVTLVISLSAFKEELSQINIDLGFKTITFADYFLYSVIGFSISLYLYILEIVVRDTKIGKWKIFDYTLKIAYSLFALIIFSPLIIVLSFILFQINLILKENEKFANIIITVMNILISGLTIFYSVLVAKKYRLESKLKFQEQAEENEIKGLDSANKLFRDGYYSHSILESYKILETHLYKMIRARDIRVSKFRFNDLISISLKENIISKDDLIKIENLRKMRNISAHTDQDHTKQQAENSLEFVKGLLKR; this is translated from the coding sequence ATGGAAAAGATTAAGAATAAATTTGAAATCATTTTAGGGTTTGTAACTCTCGTCATTTCTTTAAGTGCTTTTAAAGAGGAATTATCCCAAATAAATATTGATTTAGGTTTTAAGACAATTACATTTGCTGACTATTTTCTTTATAGTGTAATAGGTTTTTCAATCAGTCTTTATTTATACATTTTAGAAATTGTTGTACGAGATACTAAAATCGGAAAATGGAAAATATTCGATTATACCCTGAAAATTGCTTATTCGTTATTTGCGTTGATTATATTTTCACCTCTAATAATTGTCTTATCTTTTATTCTATTTCAAATAAATCTAATACTAAAGGAGAACGAAAAATTCGCCAATATTATAATAACTGTAATGAATATTTTGATTTCAGGTTTGACTATATTCTACTCTGTTTTAGTAGCTAAAAAATATCGTCTTGAAAGTAAATTGAAATTTCAAGAACAAGCTGAAGAAAATGAGATTAAAGGTCTTGACAGTGCAAATAAACTATTCAGAGATGGATATTATTCACATTCAATATTAGAATCATATAAGATTTTAGAAACTCATTTGTATAAAATGATTAGAGCTAGAGATATTAGAGTTTCTAAATTTAGATTTAATGATTTAATTAGTATTTCTCTAAAAGAAAATATCATTTCAAAAGATGATTTAATAAAAATTGAAAATCTTCGAAAAATGAGAAATATTTCGGCTCATACTGATCAGGATCACACTAAACAACAAGCTGAAAATTCTTTAGAGTTTGTTAAAGGATTACTAAAACGATAA
- a CDS encoding helix-turn-helix domain-containing protein, translating to MKKEKNKQTPENQHPHLEFDAHLLENEVWLTTEEAMAHLNVSRSTIYRLRKQQHIPNFKLGHIPMYPKHLLNKMLMHRALKNVK from the coding sequence ATGAAAAAAGAAAAAAATAAACAAACCCCAGAAAATCAACACCCACATTTAGAATTTGATGCCCATTTATTAGAAAATGAAGTATGGTTAACCACAGAAGAGGCCATGGCACATTTAAACGTAAGCCGCAGTACTATTTATAGATTACGAAAACAACAACATATTCCAAATTTTAAATTAGGTCATATCCCTATGTACCCAAAGCACTTATTAAACAAAATGTTAATGCACCGAGCTTTAAAAAATGTAAAATAA
- a CDS encoding DUF6266 family protein has translation MATFEKGILGGFSGKVGNVVGSRWRGKNIMRSLPQRGNYTPSAKQEEQREKFKTVISFLSPIIEVLSSYFGNPQGDKSRANLATSYHLKNAVLSTPLGMVMDYAKVLISKGDLRGLDAGTLTAGARQALVFGWQDNSGQGKATATDQLMVVAYAPDLNLFYTNLAVATRDATTATVTLPDYMAGLEVEVWASFSKPDTNFAAISTYLGSVTVI, from the coding sequence ATGGCAACATTCGAAAAAGGAATTTTAGGCGGATTTTCTGGTAAAGTAGGTAACGTAGTAGGTTCTCGCTGGCGTGGAAAAAATATAATGCGAAGTTTACCACAACGCGGTAACTATACGCCATCTGCAAAACAAGAAGAACAACGCGAAAAATTTAAAACCGTTATTAGTTTTTTAAGTCCAATTATAGAGGTATTAAGCAGCTATTTTGGAAATCCACAAGGCGATAAATCTCGTGCTAATTTAGCTACTTCTTATCATTTAAAAAATGCAGTATTAAGCACACCCCTTGGCATGGTAATGGATTATGCTAAGGTATTAATAAGTAAAGGTGATTTACGCGGTTTAGATGCTGGTACACTTACGGCAGGCGCTAGACAAGCACTTGTTTTTGGGTGGCAAGATAATAGCGGTCAAGGTAAAGCTACTGCAACAGACCAACTTATGGTAGTGGCATATGCCCCCGATCTTAATTTATTTTACACCAATTTAGCAGTTGCTACAAGAGATGCCACAACAGCAACAGTAACTTTACCCGATTATATGGCTGGATTAGAAGTTGAGGTTTGGGCATCTTTTAGTAAACCAGATACCAATTTTGCAGCTATAAGCACCTATTTAGGTAGTGTTACGGTAATATAA
- a CDS encoding sensor histidine kinase: protein MHKNKIITLFSHLIVWIVLFCLPYILSYGQEQDINRVIAHFWIPILFYAIIFYVNYMLLVDRFLFAKKTLIFVLINMAMIALFILLKEQIEDHLFVDFIKKRNSGEGGGPPFKMTIYIQMLSYMAPLLFSVAIKTTKRWAETEAKRKEADNIKLQSELQHLHYQLQPHFFFNSLNNIYSLVDISPDQAKKSIHSLSKLMRYMLYETNIELISLSKEIDFMKKYIDLMKLRVSDKTVVNYNFPSKESGIKIAPLLFISLIENAFKHGVSASKESEINIDLAIEGTTVVFNVVNNNFPKKINDKSGSGIGLQNLEKRLKLLYAGKYSFKTSVENNLFLVHLSIDTL from the coding sequence ATGCATAAAAATAAAATAATAACACTTTTCTCGCATCTTATAGTATGGATTGTATTGTTTTGTCTGCCATACATATTATCTTATGGACAAGAGCAAGATATTAACAGAGTAATAGCACATTTTTGGATTCCAATATTGTTTTATGCTATTATTTTTTACGTTAATTATATGCTATTGGTAGATCGTTTTTTGTTTGCTAAAAAAACCTTAATTTTTGTTCTTATCAATATGGCTATGATAGCCTTGTTTATTCTATTAAAAGAACAAATTGAAGACCATTTATTTGTTGATTTTATTAAAAAAAGAAATAGTGGAGAAGGAGGTGGTCCACCTTTTAAAATGACTATTTATATTCAAATGTTGTCTTATATGGCTCCTTTATTATTTTCCGTGGCTATTAAAACCACAAAACGATGGGCTGAAACAGAGGCTAAACGCAAAGAAGCAGATAATATAAAGTTACAATCAGAATTACAACATTTACATTATCAATTACAACCGCATTTCTTTTTTAACTCATTAAATAATATTTACTCTTTGGTAGATATTTCACCAGATCAAGCAAAAAAGTCTATTCATAGCTTAAGTAAGTTAATGCGTTATATGTTATATGAAACCAATATAGAATTAATTTCATTATCTAAAGAAATAGATTTTATGAAAAAATATATTGACTTAATGAAATTAAGGGTTTCAGATAAAACAGTTGTTAATTATAATTTCCCTTCAAAAGAATCTGGAATAAAAATTGCACCGCTATTGTTTATCTCTTTAATAGAAAATGCCTTTAAACATGGGGTTTCTGCAAGTAAGGAAAGTGAAATTAACATAGATTTAGCAATAGAGGGTACTACCGTTGTATTTAACGTGGTTAATAATAATTTTCCTAAAAAAATAAACGATAAAAGTGGTTCGGGTATTGGATTGCAGAATTTAGAAAAACGTTTAAAACTTTTATATGCTGGTAAATACAGCTTTAAAACATCTGTTGAAAATAATCTTTTTTTAGTACATCTAAGCATCGATACATTATAA
- a CDS encoding YbhB/YbcL family Raf kinase inhibitor-like protein, translating to MNTFKNIKYLFPLLLICFISCTNKKPAKKNITLTKINHDDFKRIHPNFKISSIAIENGVLKDAYKCEEKVNDVENSIPLSWQNVPNGTKSLAIVMYHYPKKDDKTEINSYLLLWNIDPKITEIPYKMASKGSWFMGANKDGTAVSYTSPCSRGKGTHKYIIALYALSKTPDNLPKSNSLNVDYNVFMDAIATVDIIDRTTLEFISAN from the coding sequence ATGAATACATTTAAAAATATAAAATATTTATTTCCATTGCTGCTTATTTGTTTTATTTCTTGTACTAATAAAAAACCAGCTAAAAAAAATATAACACTTACTAAAATTAATCATGATGATTTTAAAAGAATTCATCCAAACTTTAAAATATCTAGTATAGCAATAGAAAATGGCGTTTTAAAAGATGCCTATAAATGTGAAGAGAAGGTAAATGATGTTGAAAATTCAATTCCACTTTCTTGGCAAAATGTACCTAATGGCACTAAATCTTTAGCTATTGTAATGTACCATTACCCAAAAAAAGATGATAAAACCGAAATTAATTCGTATTTATTATTGTGGAATATAGATCCTAAAATAACTGAAATACCATATAAAATGGCTTCAAAAGGTAGTTGGTTTATGGGAGCTAATAAAGATGGTACGGCAGTTTCATACACTTCGCCTTGTTCAAGAGGAAAAGGTACGCATAAATATATTATTGCACTGTATGCACTCTCTAAAACACCCGATAATTTACCAAAATCTAACTCTTTAAATGTAGATTATAATGTGTTTATGGATGCAATTGCTACTGTAGATATTATAGATAGAACCACCTTAGAATTTATAAGCGCTAATTAA
- a CDS encoding LytTR family DNA-binding domain-containing protein: MSNLKITCVIVDDEPMALNLVESYVEKTPFLTLKQKCNSAIEAMEFIKSEPVDLLFLDIQMPDLTGIEFSKMLPENTRVIFTTAFDQYALEGIKVEALDYLLKPFDYAEFLAAANKANKWFSLIKGKQQKIVSPEKEFLFVKSEYKQLRIKLSDVLYFESLKDYIKIWLKDNPKPILTLMSLKSLQQELPETQFMRVHRSFIVSLKNIKEIERSQIIINKQRITVSEQYKSKFLEFISNNSLDN, translated from the coding sequence ATGAGTAACTTAAAAATTACGTGTGTTATTGTTGATGATGAACCTATGGCACTTAATTTAGTAGAAAGCTATGTAGAAAAAACACCTTTTTTAACACTAAAACAAAAATGTAATAGTGCTATTGAAGCTATGGAGTTTATAAAATCTGAACCTGTAGATCTACTTTTTTTAGATATTCAAATGCCCGATTTAACAGGAATTGAATTTTCTAAAATGTTACCCGAAAATACCCGAGTTATTTTTACCACTGCATTTGATCAATACGCTTTAGAAGGTATAAAAGTTGAAGCTTTAGATTATTTATTAAAACCCTTTGATTATGCTGAATTTTTAGCCGCTGCTAATAAAGCTAATAAATGGTTTTCTTTGATAAAAGGCAAACAGCAAAAAATAGTATCTCCAGAAAAAGAATTTCTTTTTGTAAAGTCTGAATACAAACAACTACGCATTAAACTATCGGATGTATTGTATTTTGAAAGTTTAAAAGATTATATTAAAATTTGGTTGAAAGACAATCCGAAACCAATTTTAACACTTATGAGTTTAAAATCTTTACAGCAAGAACTCCCAGAAACACAATTTATGCGCGTACATAGATCGTTTATTGTTTCTTTAAAAAATATTAAAGAAATAGAACGTAGTCAAATTATTATTAACAAACAACGTATAACAGTTTCGGAACAATACAAATCTAAATTTTTAGAGTTTATTTCAAATAATTCATTAGATAATTAG
- a CDS encoding carboxymuconolactone decarboxylase family protein encodes MTKDYSKRYNDLSNLMGEMGAKIPNIMESFSKMHTASCEDGALSAKTKELIALGIAITIRCEGCIVCHVHDAINAGASTEEIMETIGVAILMGGGPSVVYGCEAMEALDQFVVLEN; translated from the coding sequence ATGACTAAAGATTATTCAAAACGGTACAACGATCTCTCTAATTTAATGGGAGAAATGGGCGCAAAAATCCCTAACATTATGGAAAGTTTTAGCAAAATGCATACTGCTAGTTGTGAAGATGGAGCACTTTCTGCTAAAACAAAAGAACTTATAGCTTTAGGTATTGCAATTACTATTAGATGTGAAGGCTGTATTGTATGTCACGTACACGATGCCATAAATGCAGGTGCTAGTACAGAAGAAATAATGGAAACTATTGGAGTTGCTATTTTAATGGGTGGCGGACCTTCTGTAGTATATGGTTGTGAAGCTATGGAAGCATTAGATCAATTTGTAGTTTTAGAAAACTAA
- a CDS encoding DUF6515 family protein, with product MKTFIKTYVLSAIFIVAISTQVSAQSRRSSTTSKTVTKTTVKKTTPTKKIPSTKVTYKKPQKKVVSVRNIPNKTVVDYRGQNYYYANNKYYTQSAGRYISIAPKIGFRVNILPTNYKLIKYNNRNYYNAQGIFYIQINNQYEVVEPEIGTIVYELPDDYEKVVIDGLTYYEYANILYEKVQYNGTRAYEVVGIIDVE from the coding sequence ATGAAAACATTTATCAAAACATATGTATTGTCAGCAATATTTATAGTAGCAATTTCAACTCAAGTATCTGCACAATCTCGTAGAAGTAGTACAACAAGTAAAACTGTAACAAAAACAACAGTTAAAAAAACTACTCCAACTAAAAAAATACCTAGTACTAAAGTAACTTATAAAAAACCACAAAAGAAAGTAGTTTCTGTTAGAAATATACCAAATAAAACTGTGGTTGATTACAGAGGTCAAAATTATTATTACGCTAATAATAAATATTACACACAATCTGCAGGTCGTTATATTTCTATAGCTCCAAAAATTGGATTTAGAGTTAATATTTTACCTACAAATTATAAATTAATAAAATATAATAACCGTAATTATTACAATGCTCAAGGTATATTTTATATACAAATTAATAATCAATACGAAGTTGTAGAGCCTGAAATTGGAACTATTGTTTACGAATTACCAGATGATTATGAAAAAGTAGTTATTGATGGTTTAACGTATTACGAATACGCAAACATTTTATATGAAAAAGTACAATACAATGGTACTAGAGCTTATGAAGTAGTTGGTATTATTGATGTAGAATAA
- the yccS gene encoding YccS family putative transporter has product MMLLSNYLKQQPWFISFRTAFLRNPNRLLSIKATFVIGVLVVLMVSLKLPFYAVTLGLGALAGALSETDDHPNGRLKSMALKIVSFAISSFSVELLQPYPILLGIGLALSTVVFILIGGISERFRGVTFGGLLVGIYTMIGTQISPNWYIQPILLTSGAFIYGVFSYITLRIKPYSLLEEQLARGFSALSLYLNEKSKLFPSDKQNEKEIRTKLALLNVQTVEALDRCKEVLNSYGESLKDKKPLQPYLHYFMALQSLHERAASSHERYDLLSSNPLNNDLMGGIRQFLHELSHATQSFAECLLTGTTYKHPSALDWLTKTIRNSIKYSDDNPSLPLKLLIQNLTQSHKTLKNIHKNYDTDLLPKLEQDSSSYLERLKAQLNFNHPRMRYAIRLSVSFLIGYAIYKYFHIEKGEWVVLTVLFVLQPSYSETRKRLFQRILGTFMGVVSGVLIVQLFSFSGQIVLMLSSAYLFFFWMKRKYSISIIFITIFVLCAFNIIANKGVDVMAPRLIDTLIGAFVTFIVVRFLWPDWQYKKLPKLLSQVVVKNTAYLKAILNEYKAPVNDDLTYRIARREAHRADNALVMAWQNMQLDPQKHQKLKKTAFRLTYLNHALLSYLSALGAHRNQQANQVLNMLEFENLILNALDEAYDWLTTEDKGEIKTIKDSLEEISIQLHTKKEASLNIQYTLLYNITEVTIQILEQAKLFKNTENA; this is encoded by the coding sequence ATGATGCTTCTTTCTAATTACTTAAAACAGCAACCTTGGTTTATTTCATTTAGAACAGCCTTTTTAAGAAACCCAAATAGATTATTGTCTATTAAAGCAACTTTTGTTATTGGAGTTCTCGTTGTTTTAATGGTAAGTTTAAAATTACCTTTTTATGCTGTTACATTAGGTTTAGGTGCGCTTGCCGGTGCACTTTCTGAAACAGATGACCATCCTAACGGACGCTTAAAATCTATGGCATTAAAAATTGTTAGTTTTGCCATCTCCAGTTTTTCGGTAGAATTATTGCAGCCATACCCTATTTTATTAGGAATTGGATTGGCATTATCTACGGTGGTATTTATTTTAATTGGAGGTATTAGTGAGCGTTTTAGAGGTGTTACATTTGGAGGTTTATTAGTTGGTATTTATACAATGATTGGAACTCAAATTAGTCCTAATTGGTATATTCAGCCTATTTTATTAACATCAGGAGCCTTTATTTATGGTGTTTTTTCATATATAACATTGCGTATAAAACCTTATAGTTTATTAGAAGAACAACTTGCTAGAGGTTTTTCTGCACTTTCGTTATACTTAAATGAAAAATCGAAACTTTTTCCGAGTGATAAACAAAACGAAAAAGAAATTAGAACTAAACTAGCGCTTTTAAATGTACAAACTGTTGAAGCTTTAGATAGATGTAAAGAGGTTTTAAATAGTTATGGAGAATCTCTAAAAGACAAAAAGCCTTTACAACCCTATTTACATTATTTTATGGCCTTGCAAAGTTTGCACGAACGTGCTGCATCTAGCCATGAACGTTATGATTTATTAAGCTCGAACCCTTTAAACAACGATTTAATGGGTGGTATTCGTCAGTTTTTACATGAGCTTTCACATGCAACACAAAGTTTTGCTGAATGTTTACTTACAGGTACTACTTACAAGCATCCATCTGCTTTAGATTGGTTGACAAAAACAATTCGTAATTCAATAAAATATAGTGATGATAATCCTTCCCTTCCACTAAAATTATTAATTCAAAATTTAACCCAATCTCATAAAACTTTAAAAAACATTCATAAAAATTACGATACGGATTTATTGCCTAAATTAGAACAAGATAGCAGTTCTTATTTAGAAAGATTAAAAGCACAACTTAATTTTAACCATCCAAGAATGCGTTATGCTATACGATTAAGTGTTTCTTTTTTAATCGGTTACGCAATTTATAAGTATTTTCATATAGAAAAAGGTGAATGGGTTGTTTTAACCGTTTTATTTGTATTACAACCTAGTTATAGTGAAACCAGAAAACGCTTGTTTCAAAGGATTTTAGGTACTTTTATGGGAGTAGTTTCTGGGGTTTTAATTGTACAATTATTTTCATTTTCAGGACAAATAGTGTTGATGCTCTCATCGGCCTATTTATTTTTCTTTTGGATGAAACGCAAATACTCAATCAGTATTATTTTTATTACAATTTTTGTATTGTGTGCTTTTAATATTATTGCTAATAAAGGTGTAGATGTTATGGCTCCTCGTTTAATAGATACGCTAATTGGGGCTTTTGTAACGTTTATAGTGGTACGCTTTTTATGGCCAGATTGGCAATATAAAAAATTACCGAAATTACTAAGCCAAGTTGTTGTAAAAAATACAGCTTATTTAAAGGCTATTTTAAACGAATATAAAGCGCCTGTAAACGATGATTTAACTTATAGAATTGCAAGAAGAGAAGCACATAGAGCAGACAATGCATTGGTTATGGCTTGGCAAAATATGCAGTTAGATCCTCAAAAGCATCAAAAACTTAAAAAAACAGCTTTTAGATTAACCTATTTAAACCATGCATTACTTTCTTATTTGTCTGCTTTAGGAGCACATAGAAATCAACAGGCAAATCAAGTTTTAAATATGTTAGAATTTGAAAATCTTATTTTAAATGCTTTAGATGAGGCTTATGATTGGTTAACTACTGAAGATAAAGGTGAAATAAAAACAATTAAGGATAGTTTAGAAGAAATAAGTATACAATTACATACTAAAAAAGAAGCGTCTTTAAACATTCAATATACCTTATTGTACAATATTACAGAGGTAACCATACAAATTTTAGAACAAGCTAAGTTATTTAAGAATACAGAAAACGCGTAA
- a CDS encoding LLM class flavin-dependent oxidoreductase codes for MQKISYSILDLALVSKAHTLKQTYNNTLKLAQQAETFGYTRYWLAEHHNAATIGSSATSILIGYVAEGTKTLRVGSGGVMLPNHSPLIVAEQFGTLASLYPNRIDLGLGRAPGTDRETALAIRSDFMEAAHSFPNELEKIQQYFSTENASSKVRATVAEGVDVPIYILGSSTDSAHLAAKKGLPYAFASHFATNQLWDALEIYRKEFQPSSVLKKPYIMAGVNSIVADTDEEAERLYTSFIRMIVGIFTGKRDFVQPPTAMTPEFEEILQHPQIHQMLKYTFVGSKATVKTQVKEFIAQTKVDELIAVTNIYGITDKIHSYKLFAEIMDEINLERSTN; via the coding sequence ATGCAAAAAATTTCTTATTCTATTTTAGACCTCGCTTTGGTATCCAAAGCACACACACTAAAGCAAACATATAACAACACCCTTAAACTAGCACAGCAGGCTGAAACATTTGGCTATACACGTTATTGGTTGGCAGAACACCATAATGCTGCTACTATTGGAAGCAGTGCAACCTCGATATTAATAGGTTATGTTGCTGAAGGAACAAAGACACTTCGTGTTGGTTCTGGAGGTGTTATGTTGCCGAATCATTCTCCATTAATTGTTGCAGAACAATTTGGAACCTTAGCATCTTTATACCCAAATAGAATTGATTTAGGTTTAGGAAGAGCTCCAGGAACTGATAGAGAAACGGCATTAGCCATTCGCTCAGATTTTATGGAAGCAGCACACTCTTTTCCTAATGAATTAGAAAAAATACAACAGTACTTTTCTACAGAAAATGCAAGTTCTAAAGTACGCGCAACTGTTGCCGAAGGTGTAGATGTACCTATTTACATTTTAGGATCGAGTACAGATAGCGCTCATTTAGCAGCAAAAAAAGGCTTACCATACGCTTTTGCTAGTCATTTTGCAACCAATCAGTTATGGGATGCATTAGAAATTTATCGCAAAGAATTTCAACCCTCATCTGTATTAAAAAAACCATATATAATGGCAGGTGTAAATAGTATTGTTGCCGATACTGATGAAGAAGCGGAACGTTTATATACTTCTTTTATACGTATGATTGTTGGTATATTTACTGGTAAACGTGATTTTGTACAACCTCCAACGGCAATGACTCCAGAGTTTGAAGAAATATTACAACATCCACAAATACATCAAATGCTTAAATATACTTTTGTTGGAAGTAAAGCCACGGTTAAAACTCAAGTAAAAGAGTTTATAGCACAAACAAAGGTAGATGAGTTAATTGCTGTAACAAATATTTATGGTATTACAGATAAAATACATTCGTATAAATTATTTGCAGAAATTATGGATGAAATAAATTTAGAACGCTCAACTAATTAA